tctcctctagtggtgttatgtgaatgtcaactacatgacacttcaccattgtttgggcctagaggaaggcattgggaagtaataagtagatgatgggttgctagagtgacagaaacttaaaccctagtttatggcgttgcttcgtaaggggctaatttggatccatatgtttcatgctatggttaggtttaccttaatacttcttttgtagttgcggatgcttgcaatgggggttaatcataagtgggatgcttgtccaagaaagggcagtacccaagcaccagtccacccacatatcaaattatcaaagtaacgaacgcgaatcatatgagcgtgatgaaaactagcttgacgataattctcatgtgtcctcaggagcgcttttctctatataaggacttgtccaggcttgtcctttgctacaaaaaggattgggccaccttgctgcaccttatttactttcattacttcttacccgttacaaattaccttctcacaaaactatatgctaccgataatttcagtgcttgcagagaataccttactgaaaaccgcttgtcatttccttcttctcctcgttgggttcgactctcttacttatcgaaaggactacgatagatcccctacacttgtgggtcattagtatGTGATGACTTCGAGTTTGTAAAGATCAGGGGGAGAGTCTCTTTGAATCATAACCTGTTCAAACATTATATTGCACTCATTTTCCCTTTATGAGTTTACTCTCATGGTTCTCAccaaggtttttaatgaggtaatatcaacataAGAATATATGTCATACATCCTACTTTTCCCCACCAGTTTTTTTAATGAGTGTATACAAGACATATTAATTGTCCTCTAAACTTACCAATGAGTTTTATCCTTAAGGTTTTCTCATATAAGTTATCAAAGAGACGATAACATATGTTGTAATATTTTCTCCATATTTTTCCTACTGGGTTTTGACGGAGTTTTGACAACATATCAAATACTATTCTCCTCATATTTTCCCCACAGGATTTTTGGAGGAGTTATTCTGGATAATATATACTTGTGATCAAGTAAAAGATTCTCAAGATTATACAAGGAGTTCAAGCTCATACAAGACATACGAGAAGCAGCTTTGTACAGGGGGGGGGGGTGTGTGTGTGTTAAGAATCAAACGACATGTCCGTACTGAACCGTCATAGCGAGCCGTCATTAGAATTAGTGTAAATACAGTTATTAGTGTCCAAAGCGCCATACGGACGCCTTTTCGATGCCGGACAGGCACCTCCTGTAACAGGCGCCTCAAATTGAGGCGCTAATCCTTGTATATAAAGGGCTTTGCCCAACTATCAATGACACACAAGTTTTCTCTCGAATTCTTACAAAACAAATGAGCTGACGAGGATTAGCGAGGCTTCTGGGCCCGTGAGGTTAATTCTCTAGAACCCCGTCGATCCGCTTGTATCAAACGAGGCCTAAaggcgaaatcactagttaaggagtactccttgcggagatcactccaacttccttaggttgcgacaaatggcgcgctgcatgtgcgccatttgtcgcaacctgggagttttcccttttttcgtagatccgtttattcaaaacgttttatcttttaaatcgtgcgtccaaatctcgaatcgctttcgccattggattccccgcgtcgagatcttcaaaaatagatcccatgttgatagattttgacgaacttttttttcacgaaaaaaccaaccgacgaaaaaaccgaaccgggaacacgggtttttttcccttttcgaaagaggcacgcccgtgcctctgacaaAATTACAAccgtgcttctcgcggaagcaaaccgtgcctctcgcgaaaaaaaacagaaaatgtgttttttttccttttccaaaaaaggtacgcccgtgcctctcgcaaaagcacaaccgtgcctctggcgaaagaaagaaaacagaaaacacatttttttcttcccgaaagaggcacaaccgtgcctctcgcggaagcacaaccgtgcctctcggggaagcaaaaccgtgcctcttgcgaaagaaaaaaaacaaaaaacgtgttttttcccctttccgaaagaggcacgcccgtgcctcttgcgaaagcacaaccgtgcctcccgcggaagaaaaaccgtgcttctcgcgaaagaaaagaaaacagaaaacatgttttttttcatttccaagaggcacggccgtgcctctcgcgaaaaccaAATCGCGACTcgcgaaaaaaatgcattttttgcgcaaaaagaaatatttttttcgaatttttttttgtcgaaaagctaagaaagaccggtaGAAAATCAAAACGTAAAAAACCCCCCaggaaaaaccgtttaaaaagcagaaaacgcgtgcgtaaaaataaaaaaaacccgtagaaagcgcccagagcgcgacacgtgacgaatggctgtgagtgcgccaagtggcgctgatcgttgcgaggctcccgaaggagcgctcgttaattagttgccccCGCCTAAAGGTATTTGAAGGACTAAAATCTCGGACTTCAAATACGAACAATTAAGGCCTTAACAAACGGGAGTTGCGGCGCCCATGTCGTCTTACACCCAAAAGCCCATTCGTCGTCGCATGTTTCAGGGAAGGTTGTCAAAAAGAGGGCAGAGACCACCCATGCTATGCAGTGGCGGCTCTGGAGGGGAGGCAACCCTCGTTTTCCGGTCAACCTCCCGTCGCCAAACTTGCTGGACAACCAAATTTCGTGGAACAGATCAAGTCGACAAGTCGTTACCTACATTTACACACGTCCAACAAAACATAGTCATCTCAATCTCAAACAGCGCCCAAAAAAGATTTGAGAATTAAATGTCATGACAGCGTGACTCTGCCTGAAGTCGAGAAAACGACGTCAAATCATCATTCAGACAAAACGGACGCCTGGTCTCCGCCGTAGAGATCTATCCATCCATCTAACCAAAAAGCGGGGCGTTGGCATCCAACCGCGGGCCTGAATCAGTTATGTGGACCAGACGGTCCACACCTGTCATCCATCTCATGTTTGACCAGACAAGAGAAACATTATGAGTGAGAGGCTAAAACAGATCACCTCACCTGCCACATATATTCCCAAAGAAAATAATCTCGATAACTGCTTTGCTTGTATGTACAGCCTCCTTCCTACAGGCATGAAATGATCTTCTCACCGCTTCTAGGGCAGTAGGATCATTCCCCGCATACTGGTAACTTACCTGGAGCTATTCTACCTTCAAATGATCCCATCCGGTGCAGGCATCCTAGCTCTAACCTTCCTTTCATATACTTTACAGTCCCAAAATTCTTACTGTCCTACGGGTGGTTTTTTTTCGGTTCAGCGCCATCCGTCACGAATTCTTCCCCCTTTTCATGTCCCTAGGTTCATGGCCCAGGTGATGACTCTGCAGGAGATCCGAAAGCGTGATCTTTCCACAGTTTCCAGAGTCCAGCCTCTGGAACTGCTCCACGATCATCTTGATGTCCTTATCCGAAATCTTCCCCATCTCTTTCAGCTTGTAAACCACAAATTCCGATTTCCTGAAACAATGTGCAAATGCAGAACATCATTAACCAATACAGCTACTACAAACAAGCAAGTTGTGTCCAAAATGGAACTAAGCAATGCTCTTCCAGGAAATGCGATGGAAAAACTAGTTGTGCTCAACCGTTCTGGCTGTGTAATAACTGTTACTAAAAGTATAACAACATAAGCATGTCGAGAAAATTGCCTATTTGTGTTGGCACAGAATTAGAAGTAAATGACTAAATGTGGGTGGCATATGCAGCTTCATGAGTACAAAGCAGTGTGATGCAATCAGCAGCCTAAACGACATTGATTTACTATTGCAATCCGAATTATTGTGTATTGTGTTCGAATGACAACTGCTGTATAGTGCTAAGGCAGCCATAAAAGGGTGCAGCTTCCATCTTTTATTGCTTATAAGCGCGCTCCATTTTCATTTTTGTAGTGTTAGACGCAAATCACTTGGATGCATGCATGCCAAACTCAAGCAAACAATAAATGCTTCTCAACAAAATGTTCAAATCAATGTGCTAAGAAATGGATGCAAAAACAAATCATTTACCAATTCAAAATAAATTAAGTTTACTAAAATGGAATGAATATACAATTAAAATACACGCCAAAGACCACTACATTTTCTATGTTGATGATTGGTGAGAACCACTACATTTTCAACGTAGATAACAATTGAGAACATACTTGCCAACCATAGAAAAATACATGAAGATGAGTGTAGCTGTGAAGTCTAAGGGTTAACATCAATGGATTctgaaataattgcacatataaaatatataattaaatgCATTACTGAAACATTATCAAGATAACTGACTGGATATACTATAGCAAATAACAACTCTTAGCGCTAGGCTGAAAGCAAAGAATTGGGCATTCTAAAAGAATGCTATGTTTGGGAGAAAAATAGCTTCATACATGTTgggatttttttttccttttctttttgaagACAAGTCAAATGTGATAGAAACCAAGCCTTATTCTGTAGATCAACTAACAAGCGATAGAATCATGAAAGAAATGTGTTGTCAGGGCACAATTCTCTCTTCCAACTTAAAAGGAAGACCAAGGCTTCCAACAGTCCAACTTAAAAGGAAGACCAAGGGGGTGAGCTATTGCAATAAAGGTACTGTATCTTGAATTCCCCTATTCATATACATTACAGAATAACTACAGAATCCACCATCTCAAATTTTCAATACAGTGCATATTTTTAAAACTAcctcataatcataatcatcaatTATCCCTGATTAATTTATGATTAATGAAGTTCTAcaacagaagcactttttttttgtGTCTGCAGTAGGAAGAACCTCAACAAACTATGTGAATACCTCAGTATAAGAAAAACAGGATATGGTATAGCTTCATAACTAATGAAAATATCTTCCATTATGATAAATGATTGTACTACAGCGTGCATATGATGATAAATAAACAACATTATGGACAATGTGTTGTCTTGTATAAGGACATTACCAAAATTAATTGCTCTCTTGCAAATTAATATGTACCCTAACATAATGCATTTCTGATGGGCTCAGGGTTGTCATTAAACACAAAACATGTTTGAGTTACCAAAACAAGCTCAAAAGTCAGCaatacagtagtcataagttgattCATTTACTCAGTACTAAAGATTCCATTAAAATTTACAATTGTATTTTACTAATAAAGACCATCCTTCCCTCAGACGCCATACTTTACATAGGTAACCATTTTCGGATCCTATTATGGCACGCTTCTGAGATGAAAAGGCTGTCAAGCTCTTTGGATTTAGTGCCCTTGCCATCTTACAGCCCTTTAATTCCGCTCTATAATATTTTAAAGCAAcaattcatcacagaaatataCATAGAAACATAAGCAAAATACAACAACCAAATAATCAATTCCACTAACATGGCTAGACAACTGATTTCATAATTTTATTCATACtatatgccaacataaaataagtTGTGTGGTCATAATTCACCAGAATCACAACTGATAGAtggtacatataattattatgcacCGTATTCTAAGTCGTCTCTTTTCCAGATCACATATTATTCTATTACAACAATAGTAACCCGTCTCCAAATACCATGTTCTTCACCCCATTTTCAGATTTTCCATTTGAGCAAATTCAAAATGCAGGACAAAACAAATCATATATAAGTACTAAGCTGAGTAAGAAAAATAAATCAAGTAGAGCCATTATTTTACCGTTTCCAGATTTTATCTTTATGTTAAGCACAACACAACTGTTAGGAACACCCTATTGTAAAAAATAAGCCACAACCTATCAGCTCATTTGTGGACTGCAAAAAAAAAGGAACACCCTATTGTAAAAAATAAGCCACAAAACCTATCAGCTCATCTGTGGAAATTATAACAGTATGTCAGCTAGTGCTAATAATATACCGTCCACTAGCTGGCATCAAGATATTCTGTGACTTGTGAGTTGAGGTATGACTATACTGTTACTGAATGCTAGAGCTTTTGATAATGTCATGATGTGCTGGTTTCCAACTGACACACATGTTGCTTACTATCCGCAAATCAAGTACCTAGTAAAGCATCTTTGCAGGGACGTAATACTTTCAGAATCATTGTACATGCCAAATTGCCGAATGAAATTCAATAGACGAATTGGTCAATACAGGCATGAAAACAAGGTTTGATACTGAGATAACTTACGTGACATAGCCATTGTTGTCGATATCTGCAGCGAGAAACTCTGACACGGTCATGTCTCTGGACAGCACCCAGTTGGCCATGGCACGGTGCCTCTTGTCGATCCTCATCTCCGCCAAGTAGAGGAATGCCCGTGCCACGGCTAGCGTGGACACGAGAAGCCACCCAGAGGCAAAAAGGCGGCCCTGCAGTGTCCGGAACGCGTGATCGCCGTATCCGACTGTGGTCACCGACATCACTGCAAGGTACACGGCATCAAGCCAGCCCATGTTCTCCACCTTCCTGAGCACAGTGGCCCCAATGCCGACGCAGATGGCCACCACACCAAGCGCGAGGGCGACCTTCATGCGAACGCGCATTCGGCCCTTCTTGATGTCGAAGATGTAGTTGTGCCGGTGCTTGCGTGCAGAGCGGGGGTTCTTGATCGCGGTGATGAGGAGGTGCTCTTGGAGGTCGAGCACATAGGACACCATGCCGGAGAGGAGGATGTCGACGAAGCCGAAGCCGATGAGGACGAAGGATATGGCGAAGAGCTTGGCGGCAGGGCTGGCCGGGGTGATGTCCCCGTAGCCAATTGTGCAGAGCGTGACGATACAGAAGTAGAGGGCGTCGACGACGGGGTGGGTGGGCCCGGCGGAGGATGTGAAGTTGGCCGGGAAGGCGGCGTAGAAGGAGACGCCGAGGCCGAGGTAGGCGAGCAGGAAGAGGAAGGCGTGCAGCACGATGGCCGGCCTCCGCGGTGGCGGGGGCGGGTTCTGGTGGTCGGCCTGGGCGGAGGCGGCGAGGACAGCGGCGCTGAGCGGCGCCATGGCGGGCGCGGTGCGGGAGCGGTGGAGGTTGGTGCGGCCGCTGATTAAATTGAAGAGCGAGGGCGTGGTGGGCTGGGGCTGGCTCTCCTCGTCGGAGGGCGGGGAGGAGGAGCAGGACGGGTGGTCGTAGTCGCGGAACGGGTCCGCGTGGCCGACGGAGATGCGGCGGTAGTGGCGCGCGGACGACGgcagcgggggcgggggcggcggcggcggcggcgtatcgTGGGGCCCGAAGATGAGGCGGTCCTTGTAGGAGGATGCCGGGGAGGGGCAGGGCGAGGAGGGCGGCGCGAggtcgaagttggagaccgtcgcgTGCTCCGGCAGCGGGTGGAGCGGCTGCGGCGCCGTGGTGGGGAGCAGCGGCTCCGTGTCCATGGCCGGGGCTTTCTTCCCGGATTCCCGATGAATATCCTCGGGGATTCGCGGCCCCTGCGTCCGGCGCGAGATTCGCCCGGATTTTGAGCGAGGGGGACGGGGCGCGATTCGGGTTCTTATTGCCGGGGGCCGCCGGTGGGGATGCGGTGattgatggaggaggaggaggagacggtggaggagggagggagggaggcggagGCGGGGGCTGCGGGACGTTGGCGATGGCCACTTGACGACGGCGATGCCTATATTTCCTACTGCTAATTTTGTCTCGTTTCTCGGGCTTATATTAATTAAAATGAGTTGGGTTGATTTGTTTATGGTCGATCGATCTCGTGAGCGGCGGGAGACGGATCGATGATGCAACGCAATTATAGCGAACGGAATAATAAGGAAAGGAAAGACGAGACCGTCGCTGTCATCTTTGTCTCCGTCGCTGTCAGCTAGGTTTGGGTTTGTGACCGTGGAAGCAACTGTTGCGAAATTCTCCCACGCGTTGGTATAGTCCCAACGTCCCCGGCTGTGTTTCCTCACAAACCATTTTGTATATACAGTACTTTCTATTGATAACCTTGCTTTCAAAAAGATATAGTTTCTATTGATAACCTAAAATCGATGCAAATTATGATAAATCAAAACAAAATGTAGATCAACGGCAACGAAGATTCTTTATTAAAAGCAAAAAACATACATAAAAGTTATTTCTAACTTTAAAAGTTTGAGGTTTTCAAAAATTATCGCCTTTGCTTCAAGTACTGCGACGGAGACTATAATACAGATGTGGAAATTTGGAATTGAGGAGGCGTCCGGTACAACATCACTTCTACACCTTTGCAGCGCCACGCGGTTCTGACATGAAAGTTACTTCATCTACGTGCCAGATGCATGCATATCCAGGTTCCTTCATCTCCTTGTGATGAGTTGTTCGCAGACGCCATGTGAACCAACAGAAATGACGTCTCAAGAAACTAGTGTCTCTTGCGGTGCAGGTTTCCCTACTTGCTTTGTTATCTCGGACGTGGACTCTGCATGCTACCAAGTGTGTTCATGTCACCTTTGCTAACCCTATTACGGGACGTGCTGATAAAAGCTTAAGATGTTTGATATGGTTACATCACGGTATGCACTTTAAGACATGGTCCTTAGATGGAACATGTGTCATGAAGCAGATGAGGTGGACATGTCGGAGGGTTCATGaaggatagaacttgagggaaaatATAGAGACAAATTGGTGAGAAAAAAATTTGTCGACAACTACATCGACAGTTAGCAATGAAGGATAATTCATCACTATCCTGCAAAATGATGGTTgcaaaaaagataaataaaagaggaGTGGAAGAGTCTAACTGTAAAAGTATCATCATACACCGATGACAATTTATGTAAGTCAATTCAGAAAGGCAGAAAAATGGCTTTAAAGAAATGCAGAAAAGGAAGAAAAAACAATGCAAGAGATAAAAATTGTGTAGTGGAAAATAATAGCAAGAAAATGAGTTACTTTCCGATAATTCAATTTGGTGCCCGGACTGATCTACACCCAGTGAAAAGTAAAACCAAAAAAATAGGGAAAAGGCGATTTTTATTATGGTGCAAGATGCTCAAATGTGTGATGTTCTTGCAAAATTTTAAGATGTTTGGACATTCGAGGAGCTCGTGGCAAAATAGACAAAATCAGGTGTAAACAATACTGTTTTCAAAAGTTCCTAAGAAGCCCGAATTTTGTCTTTTTTTTTCACGAGTTTCTCGAATATCCATATTTCATCAAATTTTACATAGGCATCACACACATGAGTATCTTGCACTACAAAAGAATTGGATTTTTTGAGTATTTTTTTGCCATTTAAAATGATTTTGCTGTTCACACCCGGGCTTAGCTGAGCCCGGGTGAATAGTCACGTCCGCTATTTTCTTCTGTCTTTCTTTTTCATATGTCAGCACTGTCGGAATGACTACTTGGCAGCGTAATTAAACATTTTATGTTGATAAAATAAAATGCACGTATATTCTCAGCGGTCAGTTCATTTCCGCCGCGCTGATCTGACCTATTATAAGCACGAAAAAACATGACCGATCGAGTTGAGAATGGATAAGAGGCTAGCCATGGATGATCAGGAGAGATCGACAAGATTATACAAGACTCCATCAAATATCTAACCGCGACACTTGAAGTTGCAAAGGACGTCCGGTCGATGGATGTGACTCGATGGAAACTTCTGCTGGTAGATGGGGAGACCTACGCGTGCATTCAGTGGACACGGCGATTAGCTCATGCCCGCATCCGTGGCGCTTGTGCTGTCCGGCCAGGTGAAATTAAACATGCatttttttctgaatttattttaaacCTTTTGATGATGTGCGTTCAGAGGCAAAAAATGTTTTCGTCAACCACAAAGATGTTTATGAcgacttcatcaatctcaagataGTATGTCGACTCAATatttcaaaggtgctcataggggtaggttgTGCGTCCGTGCGTTCATAGGATGAGTGTATGTGCGTATATATGAGTGTACTGAAAAAGACCTCACGGAAAACATATCCTAGTTTTCTTTTGTGCTTGCATTTTTTGCGAGAAATCGTTTGATCTATTCATCAAATATCATGACGACACAAAAAACACGAAGAGTTATACAAATTACATTCATGTCCGTATACCACCTAACGTCTACTACAAACACTAGAGCGTGTTAAAGGCGCGACGCTCTTATCGCCCCTCCCTCTCCAGAGCCGGGCAAAGGTTTAGTAGGCAATCgacaagtcgtcgtgctaagggccCCGAATGATCAACGCATCAAAACGGCAACCGTCGTCGATGAACAGAAGTGTAGATCAGAATGATCTAATCTGTAAACACATGAACTCAGACCGGATCCACGCAAAACCGTCGAAGACAAACATCGACTGAATCCCACAAGATCAGCCTGAGAGACACTTCCACACGCCCTTCAACAACGCAAGACGCACCACCGAGACAAAGGCTAGGGGGGAGAACATTATTCCATCGCCAGGGAGTCACCATCGCCTCGCCTTCCTGAGAAAAACACAAACGCTAAACAGAGTAAAACAAAAATCTAAAAACCTACTGCATATTTTGTTACCTACTCCCTCTCTATAATGTAGTGCATATCTTGTTCAAACATTTTTATGCTTGACTAAATTTATAAGATAACCAATCAACGCGTAAAATACTAGATAAATAAAACATAAAAGCACACTTAATGATGAATGTAATGGTAATGATTTTGTATTGTGAGTGTTGATATTTTTTCTTTAAACTTGGTCAAATGTAGAcatgtttgttggggaacgtagtaataattcaaaaatttcctacgtgtcaccaagatcaatctaggagatgctagcaacgagagaaagggagtgcatcttcatacctcttgAAGATCGCGAAATGGaaacgttacaagaacgcggatgatggagtcgtactcgcgccgattcaaatcacggaagatccgatctagcgccgaacagacggcgcctccgtgttcaacacacgtacaacccggggacgtctcctccttcttgatccagcaaggggagaggagaagttgagggagagctccggcagcatgacggcgtgatgatggagCTTGTGGATTTTCTGCAGGGCTTcgtcaagctctacggaggaggaggaagtgttggaggagccctcccacccccactatttataggggaaggggagagggacgacccctctagatcccatctagaggggggcggcggccaggagggggaaacttgcccaccaagcaaggtggaggcgccccctagggtttccaaaccctaGCCTCCTTGGGCCctttggggggcgcaccagcccactagggggctggttccctcccatattcagcccatgaagtcccccggggcaggtgaccccacccggtggacctccggacacctttcggtggtcccgatacaataccgataacccccgaaaccattccgacgactgaaactggacttcccatatataaatattcacctctgaccattccagaactcctcgtgacgtccgggatctcatctgggactccgaacaaccttcggtaaccacatactatttcccataaca
Above is a window of Triticum dicoccoides isolate Atlit2015 ecotype Zavitan chromosome 5B, WEW_v2.0, whole genome shotgun sequence DNA encoding:
- the LOC119308786 gene encoding two pore potassium channel c-like, yielding MDTEPLLPTTAPQPLHPLPEHATVSNFDLAPPSSPCPSPASSYKDRLIFGPHDTPPPPPPPPPLPSSARHYRRISVGHADPFRDYDHPSCSSSPPSDEESQPQPTTPSLFNLISGRTNLHRSRTAPAMAPLSAAVLAASAQADHQNPPPPPRRPAIVLHAFLFLLAYLGLGVSFYAAFPANFTSSAGPTHPVVDALYFCIVTLCTIGYGDITPASPAAKLFAISFVLIGFGFVDILLSGMVSYVLDLQEHLLITAIKNPRSARKHRHNYIFDIKKGRMRVRMKVALALGVVAICVGIGATVLRKVENMGWLDAVYLAVMSVTTVGYGDHAFRTLQGRLFASGWLLVSTLAVARAFLYLAEMRIDKRHRAMANWVLSRDMTVSEFLAADIDNNGYVTKSEFVVYKLKEMGKISDKDIKMIVEQFQRLDSGNCGKITLSDLLQSHHLGHEPRDMKRGKNS